In one window of Anthonomus grandis grandis chromosome 11, icAntGran1.3, whole genome shotgun sequence DNA:
- the LOC126742130 gene encoding 39S ribosomal protein L4, mitochondrial: MLRNLSFQVKNVLSKGLSTSVIPKPANDIEPRQLRFPPKYVKPRQVWLESLDTIDERKLGILELHPDIFAANPRIDLVHQNVHWQKMYRFVSYAHTKARFEVQGGGRKPWPQKGLGRARHGSIRSPLFRGGGIAHGPRSPTPHFYMLPFYKRILGLTSTLSIKFAQDDLHIVDSLEIPSEESSYLEELVKSRLWGPSVLFVDSVDIMPLNITAATDPIKHFNLMPLYGLNVYSMLKHDTLVLTRSALDLLEEKLLNNLHRSYLKGVASKFKIDQV, encoded by the exons ATGCTAAGAAATCTATCCTTTCAAGTGAAAAATGTCCTCTCCAAGGGCCTCTCGACATCGGTCATCCCAAAACCAGCGAACGACATCGAGCCGCGACAGTTACGCTTCCCCCCAAAGTACGTAAAACCGCGACAAGTATGGCTCGAAAGTTTAGACACAATAGACGAAAGAAAACTGGGGATCTTGGAGCTCCATCCCGATATATTCGCCGCAAATCCCCGTATAGACTTAGTGCACCAAAACGTTCACTGGCAAAAAATGTATCGGTTTGTAAGTTATGCACACACCAAAGCCAGATTCGAAGTGCAAGGCGGAGGGAGAAAACCGTGGCCACAAAAGGGTCTTGGTAGGGCCCGACACGGATCTATACGGTCCCCATTGTTTAGAGGAGGCGGAATTGCACATGGACCCAGATCGCCAACACCTCACTTCTATATGCTTCCGTTTTATAAGCGTATATTGGGCTTAACATCAACATTGAGCATTAAGTTTGCTCAGGATGATTTACATATTGTAGACAGTTTGGAAATACCTTCAGAAGAAAGCTCTTATTTGGAGGAATTGGTTAAGAGTAGATTATGGGGGCCGTCAGTACTGTTTGTCGATAG tgttGATATTATGCCACTCAATATAACAGCAGCCACAGAcccaataaaacattttaatttgatGCCCCTGTATGGACTAAATGTTTACTCTATGCTGAAACATGATACTTTGGTCCTCACGAGGTCAGCTTTGGATTTGTTggaagaaaaattgttaaataactTGCATAGGTCTTACTTAAAAGGAGTGGCCTCTAAGTTTAAGATTGATCAAgtgtaa
- the LOC126742129 gene encoding NIF3-like protein 1: protein MNIFSRINIKKNIFLSTHCLFSKKSAHVQQYSQSLKAKENMGLQLQEVLKKLQELAPLKTAESWDNVGLLVEPDSNVNVNSVLLTIDLTEEVVEEAVGIGAQLIISYHPNIFRPLKTVTQSTWKERIIVKCIKNNIAVFSPHTSWDAMQNGVNDWLGSAFSVSSSKPIIPNGEIESIGMGRFLTLEQPLPLKEVIDKIKKHIGIPHIRLGLAKTKNLESLISTLALCAGSGASVLAGQSADLYLTGEMLHHDVLDATQKGISVILCNHSDSERGYLKTFQKLFANEQLAVHVSTVDKDCLTTV from the exons ATGAACATATTTTCACgcataaacattaaaaagaacatCTTTCTATCGACCCATTgcctattttcaaaaaaatccgcACATGTTCAACAATATTCCCAATCACTGAAAGCTAAAGAAAATATGGGTCTTCAACTGCAAGAGGTGCTAAAAAAGCTGCAAGAATTGGCTCCATTAAAGACAGCAGAGTCATGGGACAACGTAGGACTCTTGGTAGAGCCTGATAGTAACGTAAATGTCAATTCTGTGTTGTTAACTATTGATTTGACCGAAGAGGTTGTAGAGGAGGCTGTAGGTATAGGAGCTCAATTAATTATATCTTACCATCCAAATATATTTAGGCCTTTAAAGACTGTCACACAAAG TACATGGAAGGAGAGAATTAttgtaaaatgtattaaaaacaatatagcAGTATTCAGTCCACATACCAGTTGGGATGCCATGCAAAATGGTGTTAATGACTGGTTAGGATCAGCATTTTCAGTATCCTCAAGCAAACCAATCATTCCTAATGGCGAGATAGAGTCTATAGGTATGGGAAGATTTCTAACCCTAGAACAGCCATTACCTTTAAAGGAGgttattgataaaattaaaaaacatattggtATACCACACATACGGTTGGGGttagcaaaaacaaaaaacttgg AGAGTTTAATATCAACACTGGCATTATGTGCCGGTTCTGGGGCATCTGTTCTAGCAGGACAATCGGCAGATCTCTACTTGACTGGAGAGATGTTACATCATGACGTTCTAGATGCCACTCAGAAAGGAATTAGTGTTATATTATGCAACCATAGTGATTCTGAAAGGGGCTACTTGAAAACCTTTCAAAAACTGTTTGCAAATGAACAGCTCGCTGTTCATGTGTCGACAGTTGATAAAGATTGTTTGACTACAGTGTAG
- the LOC126742133 gene encoding mitochondrial translation release factor in rescue, which produces MLTRFRSALVEIHQRHFASIKKLIDYSKVPELNESELEEQQIKGSGPGGQKINKTSSCVFLRHIPTDLNVRQKSPLILSLKRQFSSIKQQIDYSNVPELNDKEIEEQNIKGSGPGGSKIATTCSCLLLKHIPTGIVVKCQETRFLEKNRKRARELLVKKLDNHFNGENSVEAQIKRLQDKRRKSEESKRDKLRQMKEKWNEQNNLDPSSKL; this is translated from the exons ATGTTAACGCGGTTTAGGTCCGCTCTAGTGGAAATCCACCAAAGACATTTCGCTtccataaaaaaactaattgattacTCAAAAGTTCCTGAGTTGAACGAAAGTGAACTGGAAGAACAACAAATTAAAGGCTCAGGCCCTGGAGgtcagaaaattaataaaacttctaGCTGTGTATTTCTTAGGCATATTCCCACAG ATCTTAATGTGAGGCAAAAGTCCCCTTTAATTTTATCTCTAAAAAGGCAATTTTCATCTATAAAACAACAGATTGATTATTCAAATGTTCCTGAATTAAATGACAAAGAAATTGAGGAACAAAATATTAAAGGCTCGGGGCCTGGAGGCTCTAAGATTGCTACCACTTGTAGTTGTCTATTACTCAAACATATTCCAACAG GAATTGTAGTAAAATGCCAGGAAACCAGGTTCTTAGAAAAAAACAGGAAACGCGCCAGAGAACTCCTCGTAAAAAAACTGGACAACCACTTTAACGGTGAAAACAGCGTTGAGGCCCAAATCAAAAGGTTGCAGGACAAAAGAAGGAAATCGGAAGAAAGTAAAAGGGACAAATTAAGGCAGATGAAAGAAAAGTGGAATGAGCAAAACAACTTGGACCCTAGTagtaaattgtaa